One genomic window of Nicotiana sylvestris chromosome 10, ASM39365v2, whole genome shotgun sequence includes the following:
- the LOC104222436 gene encoding probable magnesium transporter NIPA2 — MRGISDNVHGVILAISSSIFIGSSFIIKKKGLKKASATGTRAGSGGHSYLLEPMWWAGMLTMIIGEGANFAAYAYAPAILVTPLGALSIIVSAVLAHFILKERLHIFGIVGCVLCLVGSVSIVLHAPLERKIESVMDVWYLATEPGFIIYTCVVVVLVIVLIFRFVPRYGQRYMVIYIGICSLTGSLTVMGVKAVGIALKLSFEGKNQFKYFQTWLFTVFVTIFCLLQLNYLNKALDTFNTAVVSPVYYVMFTTLTILASMIMFKDWDHQNATQIITELCGFVTILSGTFLLHKTKDMGNSPTTSNILLPKTTKDTESKPTGETPKLMDEV, encoded by the exons atgagaGGAATATCTGATAATGTTCATGGAGTTATATTAGCTATATCATCAAGTATTTTTATTGGATCAAGTTTTATTATTAAGAAGAAAGGCCTTAAAAAGGCTAGTGCAACAGGAACAAGGGCAG GTTCAGGAGGCCACTCTTATCTGTTGGAACCAATGTGGTGGGCTGGGATGTTAACTA TGATAATTGGAGAGGGAGCTAACTTTGCTGCTTATGCATATGCCCCGGCAATTCTTGTGACTCCTCTAGGGGCTTTAAGTATAATTGTGAG TGCAGTGTTAGCCCATTTTATTTTAAAGGAGAGATTGCACATATTTGGTATTGTTGGTTGTGTCCTCTGTTTGGTTGGCTCTGTTAGTATCGTCTTACATGCTCCACTCGAAAGGAAAATTGAATCTGTTATGGATGTTTGGTACCTAGCAACCGAGCCAG GATTCATTATATACACATGCGTAGTCGTGGTGCTGGTAATTGTCCTTATTTTCCGGTTTGTGCCTCGTTATGGGCAGAGGTATATGGTCATTTACATCGGAATCTGTTCTCTCACGGGGTCTCTCACG GTTATGGGTGTGAAAGCAGTTGGAATCGCGCTTAAGCTTTCATTTGAAGGAAAGAATCAGTTCAAGTATTTCCAAACATGGTTATTTACTGTGTTTGTTACAATCTTTTGCCTTTTACAGCTGAACTATTTGAACAAG GCACTTGACACATTCAATACAGCAGTGGTTTCTCCTGTATATTATGTCATGTTTACGACACTAACCATTCTTGCCAGCATGATAATGTTTAAG GACTGGGATCATCAGAATGCAACACAGATAATAACAGAATTATGTGGCTTTGTAACTATCCTCTCTGGTACTTTTCTCCTTCACAAAACCAAAGACATGGGAAATAGTCCAACAACGAGCAATATTCTCCTTCCAAAAACAACCAAAGACACAGAAAGTAAGCCAACGGGCGAAACCCCGAAACTTATGGATGAGGTATGA